One Skermanella sp. TT6 genomic window, ATATCGCGCTCGAGCGCGCGGAGCATCAGCAGCGAGGCGGCGAGCAGGACGCCGCCGGTCACCGCGAGCGTGACCATGTCGTCAAGCACCGGCATGCCGCCGTGGACGAAGATCTGGTGGTAGCTTTCGATGAACAGCATCGACGGGTTCAGCTCCAGCCAGCCGCGGATCCCTTCCGGCACGATATCCGCCACATAGACGATCGGGGTGAACCAGAACCAGAGCTGGAGCACGATGCCGACGATTTCCTTGACGTCGCGGATGAAGACGATCAGGCAGGCGCAGATCAGCCCGATCGAGAAGGCCAACACCTGCTGCAGGACGAAGATGAGCGGCACGAACAGGATCCCGGCCCCGAGAGGGTGGCCGAAGGCGATCAGGTACATCAGGAAGACGGCCATGGTCACGGCGAAGGTCACCGCCTCCGACAGGACGATGTAGCTGGCCAGCAGCGGCATCGACAGGCGGACCTTGGACAGGATGTGCTTCTTGTCCAGGAACACGGTCGTCACGCGCGAGATCGTGTTGGCGAAGGCGGTCCAGGGCACCACGCCCGCGACCAGATAGACGCTGTAGGCGTAGGTATCCGAGTTTCCGGGCAGCCGGGCTCCCATGATCTGGGAAAAGATCAGGGTGAAGATGGTCACCTGCACCAGGGGCCAGATCAGGACCCAGGCCAGCCCCAGGACGGACCCCGAATACCTGTCGACGAAATCCTGCCTTGTCCAGTTGACGACCGTACCAAAGTTGAAGTTCGAGCGGTCAGAACGTCGGCGCCGCGAAAGCATCGGCAATGTCATCTTGGTTCCTGTATTGAACTTTCCTGCCCTGAGGCCGGCGCCAAGTCCCTGCCGGCCCGGCCACGGCCGGCGGGACTTTTGCACAAGAGACCATCATCGTCACTGACTAAACCGGCTGGGCGGACGCAATGCCCTAATGCTTTTCCGCCGTTTCCGCTCCGCGATGCGGGGACCCCGCCCCGGCGGGCAAGCCGCTCAGCGCAGCCAGCCGCGCTCCTCGATCAGGTCCTCGGTGCGCCGGGCCACCGTCCGCATGTCGGCGCCTTCCGCCCGCCAATGGGCGCGGGCGCGGGCCAGCTCGTCCAGGTGGTCTTCCCAGTCCGGCTGGAACAGGTCTTCCAGGTAGCGGCGCAGGCGCTGCGCCAGGCCGGGGCTCTTGCCGCCGGTCGAGATGGAGAGCAGCAGGTCGCCCCGGCGGACCTGGGACGGCGTGTGGAAGTCGCACAGGTGCTTGACGTCCTCGACATTGACCAGGCGGCCGAGCGCCCGGCAGCGCGCGGC contains:
- a CDS encoding ABC transporter permease, whose product is MTLPMLSRRRRSDRSNFNFGTVVNWTRQDFVDRYSGSVLGLAWVLIWPLVQVTIFTLIFSQIMGARLPGNSDTYAYSVYLVAGVVPWTAFANTISRVTTVFLDKKHILSKVRLSMPLLASYIVLSEAVTFAVTMAVFLMYLIAFGHPLGAGILFVPLIFVLQQVLAFSIGLICACLIVFIRDVKEIVGIVLQLWFWFTPIVYVADIVPEGIRGWLELNPSMLFIESYHQIFVHGGMPVLDDMVTLAVTGGVLLAASLLMLRALERDIRDFL
- a CDS encoding bifunctional precorrin-2 dehydrogenase/sirohydrochlorin ferrochelatase; protein product: MFPIVLDLDHVSVALVGAGQLAAKRLKQLDQAGARRLTVFSEAPDEALAASAGERLIRRLPTDGDLAAFQVIYIVDLDPGVAADLAARCRALGRLVNVEDVKHLCDFHTPSQVRRGDLLLSISTGGKSPGLAQRLRRYLEDLFQPDWEDHLDELARARAHWRAEGADMRTVARRTEDLIEERGWLR